In Nomia melanderi isolate GNS246 chromosome 4, iyNomMela1, whole genome shotgun sequence, the following are encoded in one genomic region:
- the LOC116433617 gene encoding uncharacterized protein LOC116433617 isoform X2 — translation MGQLTVSERCQKICGGMCEKQIVESSKCPESRKPHSTSCTIFYNCVNLPDGGYVWVPRKCTEGLVFQPYLRMCILPGDSWTCDTLSTDSSIITNRYDTPELIDPNETSYMGSTEDPSNFSELVDSSYTTDSILDPLNQEIVTPYPLIKIEEAVDNQQEKVTDKLNTINNLQSSHKREYSMLNRLMYHLLIHKGITIPLEVLASLTVPSRITSDDTTQSEVSKTNQHNILMSHFTQNLIQQTNIQTTIRAVTNLQNTIEHSETTKNENTSVSSMEAVNDTLEALLGDSENENSLILISNNNGNKQYLTVESYKSLGYFVDPKFISVIPCVKNVRMPNATDCVKYYVCEPERVYVIEYSCPSYSAFNKYTRICDRESYNKCVENNQDNAEVPDSNSKMKVNMLQKVCTERGKTKDPTSDAHYYICYSPSDNSQNLKFTRLACPNNLIFCQSKKVCTTKRLCKTT, via the exons ATGGGTCAACTAACTGTATCTGAGAGGTGTCAAAAGATATGTGGGGGAATGTGTGAAAAGCAAATAG TTGAATCGTCAAAATGTCCAGAATCAAGGAAACCCCATTCTACCAGttgtactatattttataactgtGTGAATTTGCCTGATGGTGGTTATGTTTGGGTACCCAGAAAATGCACAGAGGGCTTG GTATTTCAACCATATCTACGAATGTGTATTCTACCTGGTGATTCTTGGACATGTGACACTCTATCAACAGACTCATCTATTATAACAAACAGGTATGATACACCTGAACTGATCGATCCAAATGAGACTAGTTATATGGGGTCAACAGAAGATCCTTCAAACTTTTCTGAACTCGTTGATTCATCTTATACTACCGATAGCATTCTCGACCCACTTAATCAAGAAATAGTGACGCCATAtccgttaattaaaattgagGAAGCAGTGGATAATCAGCAAGAAAAAGTAACAGATAAACtgaatacaattaataatctACAGAGTTCTCATAAAAGGGAGTACTCAATGTTAAATCGTTTAATGTATCATTTGTTGATTCATAAAGGGATCACTATTCCTTTAGAAGTTTTAGCATCACTAACAGTGCCTTCAAGAATTACAAGTGACGATACAACTCAATCAGAAGTTTCTAAAACCAATCAGCACAATATTCTAATGAGTCATTTCACACAAAATCTCATTCAACAAACGAACATACAAACCACTATCAGAGCTGTTACAAATCTGCAAAATACAATTGAACATAGTGAAACTACGAAGAATGAGAATACATCAGTGTCAAGTATGGAAGCTGTAAACGATACACTGGAGGCACTGCTTGGAGATtcagaaaatgaaaatagtttaattttaatttctaataataatggaaacaaGCAATATTTAACAGTTGAAAGTTATAAATCACTAGGTTATTTCGTGGACCCAAAGTTTATTAGTGTAATTCCATGTGTCAAAAACGTTCGAATGCCGAACGCGACTGACTGCGTTAAATATTATGTGTGTGAGCCAGAAAGGGTATATGTAATTGAATATTCATGTCCATCTTACTCAGCATTTAATAAGTATACTAGAATATGCGATAGAGAAAGCTATAACAAATGTGTGGAAAATAATCAAGACAATGCAGAAGTTCCagatagtaatagtaaaatgaaAGTGAACATGCTGCAGAAAGTGTGTACCGAACGAGGGAAAACAAAAGACCCCACATCAGACGCACATTATTACATTTGTTATTCTCCTTCGGATAATtcacaaaatttaaaatttacgcGACTGGCATGTCcaaataacttaatattttgtcagaGTAAAAAGGTTTGTACAACCAAACGGCtctgtaaaacaacataa
- the LOC116433617 gene encoding uncharacterized protein LOC116433617 isoform X1 has protein sequence MGQLTVSERCQKICGGMCEKQIVESSKCPESRKPHSTSCTIFYNCVNLPDGGYVWVPRKCTEGLVRLFIISKIIHNLHCFIVSFQVFQPYLRMCILPGDSWTCDTLSTDSSIITNRYDTPELIDPNETSYMGSTEDPSNFSELVDSSYTTDSILDPLNQEIVTPYPLIKIEEAVDNQQEKVTDKLNTINNLQSSHKREYSMLNRLMYHLLIHKGITIPLEVLASLTVPSRITSDDTTQSEVSKTNQHNILMSHFTQNLIQQTNIQTTIRAVTNLQNTIEHSETTKNENTSVSSMEAVNDTLEALLGDSENENSLILISNNNGNKQYLTVESYKSLGYFVDPKFISVIPCVKNVRMPNATDCVKYYVCEPERVYVIEYSCPSYSAFNKYTRICDRESYNKCVENNQDNAEVPDSNSKMKVNMLQKVCTERGKTKDPTSDAHYYICYSPSDNSQNLKFTRLACPNNLIFCQSKKVCTTKRLCKTT, from the exons ATGGGTCAACTAACTGTATCTGAGAGGTGTCAAAAGATATGTGGGGGAATGTGTGAAAAGCAAATAG TTGAATCGTCAAAATGTCCAGAATCAAGGAAACCCCATTCTACCAGttgtactatattttataactgtGTGAATTTGCCTGATGGTGGTTATGTTTGGGTACCCAGAAAATGCACAGAGGGCTTGgtaagattatttattatttcaaagattATTCATAACTTacattgtttcattgtttcgttTCAGGTATTTCAACCATATCTACGAATGTGTATTCTACCTGGTGATTCTTGGACATGTGACACTCTATCAACAGACTCATCTATTATAACAAACAGGTATGATACACCTGAACTGATCGATCCAAATGAGACTAGTTATATGGGGTCAACAGAAGATCCTTCAAACTTTTCTGAACTCGTTGATTCATCTTATACTACCGATAGCATTCTCGACCCACTTAATCAAGAAATAGTGACGCCATAtccgttaattaaaattgagGAAGCAGTGGATAATCAGCAAGAAAAAGTAACAGATAAACtgaatacaattaataatctACAGAGTTCTCATAAAAGGGAGTACTCAATGTTAAATCGTTTAATGTATCATTTGTTGATTCATAAAGGGATCACTATTCCTTTAGAAGTTTTAGCATCACTAACAGTGCCTTCAAGAATTACAAGTGACGATACAACTCAATCAGAAGTTTCTAAAACCAATCAGCACAATATTCTAATGAGTCATTTCACACAAAATCTCATTCAACAAACGAACATACAAACCACTATCAGAGCTGTTACAAATCTGCAAAATACAATTGAACATAGTGAAACTACGAAGAATGAGAATACATCAGTGTCAAGTATGGAAGCTGTAAACGATACACTGGAGGCACTGCTTGGAGATtcagaaaatgaaaatagtttaattttaatttctaataataatggaaacaaGCAATATTTAACAGTTGAAAGTTATAAATCACTAGGTTATTTCGTGGACCCAAAGTTTATTAGTGTAATTCCATGTGTCAAAAACGTTCGAATGCCGAACGCGACTGACTGCGTTAAATATTATGTGTGTGAGCCAGAAAGGGTATATGTAATTGAATATTCATGTCCATCTTACTCAGCATTTAATAAGTATACTAGAATATGCGATAGAGAAAGCTATAACAAATGTGTGGAAAATAATCAAGACAATGCAGAAGTTCCagatagtaatagtaaaatgaaAGTGAACATGCTGCAGAAAGTGTGTACCGAACGAGGGAAAACAAAAGACCCCACATCAGACGCACATTATTACATTTGTTATTCTCCTTCGGATAATtcacaaaatttaaaatttacgcGACTGGCATGTCcaaataacttaatattttgtcagaGTAAAAAGGTTTGTACAACCAAACGGCtctgtaaaacaacataa